The Chitinophaga pinensis DSM 2588 region CAAAAAATGCTCGACATAGGACTCTCTATTGCATCTGGCGGTCAGATATTATTACTGGACGAACCAACGGCAGGTGTAAGCCCACATGAAATAGTACTCATAACGAATCTCCTGTTAAGATTGTCATCAACACATACGCTCATTTTGATAGAGCACGACCTGGAGGTGGTACGAAAACTGGGCTTCACCACCTGCTTTATGGCAGATGGTGAGATTATAGCAGCTGGTCCCCCTGATCAGATCTTTCAGTTAAACTATGTAAAAGAGAAGTTCTATGCCTCCTGAGAATGTCTTATTACTTGCAGAAAATATCTCCGCAGGATATGAAAAATTAAAGATCCTGGATGATGTCTCTTTTACAGTTGGCAGCGGACAACTGCTGGCATTGATAGGAAGAAACGGAGCAGGTAAATCGACCTTGTTCAATGTCATTGCCGGCATCACCGATAAATGGGAAGGCCGCGTTGTCATAAATCAGCTGGACATCACCAACAGAACTTCTCATTTTATCTACCAGCATGGTATTTCTTATATGCCGCAGGGAGGCAGGATCTTCAACCAGCTGACAGTGCTGGAAAATCTTCTTTTCAATGTAAAAGGAAATACCATCAGGAAGCAAAATATAGTAGCAGTCATAGAAAAGGTGATCGCCCAACATGCACCCGTCTTATGGGAACATTTCAGGAACAGGATATTACCCAGGATGAACAGGAACGCCGGTTGCCTCAGTGGTGGTGAACGCCAGGCAGTATCATTGATCCGGACAATCATCAACGACAGCCCCGTTTATTTCTTTGATGAACCCACCAGCGGACTCTCACTACCTGTAATGACAGAACTGCAAAAACTATTGCATGAAAAATCGAAAGCAGGATGCGCCATCGTGTTTATCGAACAAAAGATTAACTGGTCTCTGAGCATGTGTAATAAGGTAATGGTAATGCAAAGAGGCCGGCTCGTATACACAGGCGAACCTGATTACCTCCTCAACAACGAAACAGTATTATCCGGCCTGCTGGGCGCAGTTCCGGAGAATCAACCTAACAACAAAATCCTCCATATATGAACAAAAACTTAACCCGGAAAGAATTTATTACCCAGTCCTCCACACTGACGGGTGGACTTCTTCTGAGCACCATTTTGGGGACAACGTTCAGAAGCTGTATTGGTGGACAGGAAAATGGTCCCATCATAGTCGGCCACCAGGCAGATCTTACCGGCGGTATTTCTTCCTGGGGCTACTGGATCCATAAGGCTGCGGTTGCAGCAGTTGACGAAATCAATAAGGTAGGAGGCATCAATGACAGACAACTTAAATTAGTGGTAGAAGACACGGAAACCAACCCGACGGTAGGGCAAAGGAAATTCAGAAAATTGGTCAATGACCATCGCGCGGACTTTGTCATAGGATCAGTCCATTCAGGTGTGATGATGGCCACCGTTCCGCTCGCCAAAGAATTGAAGACACTATATATGCCCATTGCCATGGCATGTGAGGCAACATCAGAAAAAGGTAACCGGTACATATACCGGATGGAAAGTGAAGTATGCACCCAGGCGCAGGCCAGCACTGAATGGATGGTGAAACAACTGGCAAAAAAATGGACAATTGTTGTTGCCGACTATTCATGGGGATGGTCACACGAAGAAATGTTCTCCCATGACATTGCCAAAAAGGGTGGAGAGGTACTGGCAAAAATCCGTGTACCTGTAGGCACAAAAGACTTTTCACCACACTTGAGTAAAATACCCAAAGACACAGAAGGCATCTATTTCATTTTCTTCGGAGCAGACAGCACCGGCTTTATTCAGCAACTGTATGAACATGGATACCGCAAACAGAAATTCACAATGATATGTACGCTGGAAGCGATTGATGTAGCCTCTCTCGGTGCAGCAGTAGAAGGAATGTATCTCGTCGAATATTTCCCCAGACAATTACAATACGCAGATAATGCATTTAATAAAAAACTCAGATCCCTGGTGAATGTAGACAACGAAGGATATGAGATCGGCAACCGTCAACGGGTACTGGCTGGCTCCCACTACTGGGCATCTTTCCAGCATATCAACCTGGTGGCAGAAATAATGAAGAAAATTGAATATAAGAACAAAAAAGAGGATACGAACAGACTCATTGAAGCACTGGAAGACACCACTTCCATTAAACAATCTTACGCCTATCCACAAGGCGATATGATATTAAGACCACAGGATCATCAGGGCTTCCATAAACACTGGATGTCAAAAGTGGTGAATGGAAAATTAGAAGTGCAGTTTGCAATTGAGCCATCGCAGGTGCTGTATAATACTACAGTAGATTTTACAAAAGAAACTTTTTAATCTTATGGCAAATAAAATTGACAACAAAGAGTCGTATGTGGAATCCGGGATAGGAACGAAAACTACCTTAATTGCGTTGATTTGTTTGATCATGGGGGTAGTTGCATATTTAATAGGGCATGAGCTTGAGCCAAACCTGATTTACTCCGGAACTATCATTAAAGTACCTGATGCCAATGACACCGTAAGACTGGAACAAGACCCTACAAATGGACACGGTCTATCGATGTTATTTTACCACATTGCCGTCATCCTGGCAACAGCTGCAATAGTGGATCTGATTTATAAAGTCTCCTACAAAAAGGATTTCAATGAAAAAGTAGAGTCCATTTTATCCAGGTATGTACCCTCATTTGATAGTTATTACAGGCATCGTGTCTTAGGCATCTATGACGAACTACCCAGTATACGGGAGCTGATCGCCAATTCAAAAAAGGAAATCGTAATCATCCAGACCTACATTCCCGGACTGGATAATTATTACCAGGATTTCATACGCGCCTTCGCGCATAACTCGAACCTGAAGCTGAAATTATATCTACTAAATCCCGAATCCCCCATCACCGTATTCAGATCAGAAGGAATAACTCCTCTGAACGCCGCTGCCGGGGAAATTGATAAGGATCTTGTAAAAGAAAAGATAAAAACCAATAGAGATACAATAAAAACACTGTTCAATGAGATAAAAACCAGGCATCATTGCAATGCCGATAACCTGATCGCCATGCAATATGACTTAATGCCGCTCTTCTCCATGTATAAATTTGATGACGAAGTATACATTGGCTTTTACAGATATGGATATGAAGCCATTCACAGTACGCAGGTAAAATTGGATTTCACAGCTGGCATCGGATTACAGCAGTTCCAGGAGCACCTTGATTATCTGGACGCCCACCCTTCAACCAAACCTTTCATCACCCATGGAAAACACGTTTCAGAAACTATCAATACAAACGGGAGTATTATACACTAATGCCGATAGAACCCCCAATTATTCCATTATCGGGGTCAGCGGCAATAAAATCTCCTTGCCGCCCGGTGTTGCTTATTTCGGAATCGTTTATCAGGGACATATCACAGTGACTGATAAATTCGGTACCTGTACACTCAGCGCCGGAATGAGCTTTGTCGTATCAGAAGGAGAAGTGGATGCGTCCAGACTACCCGACGGACAAGGCATCATTATCCGGATGGAAAACTACAAAGGACTCAGGCAATTTTGCGGCCCTATCGAAGATGAGGGCCGCTTAAAATATCTCGACAATTGTTATGATACCATCATCGTATCGCCCGCAAAATCAGGCGATCCCTGTCTGAATCACTTACATATTCCCAAACAGGTAAAACAAACACCGCATACACATCCTTCAGACCGTGTCGGCATTGTCATTAAAGGACAAGCCGAATGCATACTGAAGAATGAAACAACAATGTTACAGCCCGGACACCTGTGGGTAATTCCGCCCGATTGCCTGCATTCATTCAATACATACAATGAAGCCATAGACCTTATCACCTGGCATCCGGATAGCGATTTTGGCCCTACAGACGATAATCATCCGATGATTAACCGGACAGTACCTGTTAACAAATAAAACAATCATAGCAAACGATATCCCGTCACACTACACCACTGCACCAAATCCATCATGCCTGATTATTTACTGTTTCGGGTACCAGTCACGCAGACGTACTTCTATTGCCTTAGATCCCGCATTCACCTTCTCTTTAAATGCATTAACATCACTCAGTCCTTTCTGACCACGGTAATGATACGGATATACAATCTTGGGTTTAAACGCCAGCACAGCATCTGCAGCTTCCGGTACATCCATCGTGTAAGGCAGGTTCATACACACAAACGCTACACTGATGTTTCTTAATGAACGCATTTCCGGTATGCCCTGGGTATCACCGGAAAGATAGATACGCGTACCTCCTGCAGTCAGTATATAACCATTTCCTCTTCCCTTCGGATGTTTGGAATCAGGTGTTTCAGGAAGATTATACATCGGGATCGCATTGATCGTAATACCATTCTGTGTTGTAACGCCGAAGTTCTTTAACACAATCACTGAAGGTTTATAAGAAGCAGGCAGTTTATCAGCTACCGCCTGCGGCACAATCAGCTTTGTTTTAGCTGCCTTCAATGTCGCAATAGCCGATGAATCAAAGTGATCGCCATGTATATCCGTGATCAGGATGAAGTCAGGCGCCGCCAGTCCCTTAAACAGTTCTTTTTTACCCGCCGGATCAGCATAGATAACGTTGCCGGCTACCGTAAATACAACGCTCGCATGTTCAACAGGTTGAATCACCAATGGTCCTTTCCCTGTCCTGATCGTATCTGGTGTACTGAGTTGCGCGTTTGCATTTCCTATAAATGCAGCAAGGCAGAAAGCCAATATTCTGAATTTCATAATGATGGTGTTGAGTGTTGGAAGAAACAATGATACGATATTAAGGAAAGTATCCAAAACCGCACTTCATATTATGCGAATTCTTATATTTATAAATATTGAAAAGCCCGGTAGCATAACTCAAAATATCCTTTTAGAGAACGATTCTCACCCTTAAAATAGAGGTCATGGCTATGGCATGGTGACAGCTATGCTGATCTATGACATGAATGGAAAACAGGTGGCCACTATATTCAGGGAACATCTCGCTGCCGGCAGCTACAACAGATCGTTCTCTGCCGCGCACCTGCCAGGTGGAGTCTATATTATGAAACTAATACACAACAATGAGCATGTGACGAAGAAAGTGATCATGAAATAATCTTACAAAAGCAAACGCCCGGCAATAATTACCGGGCGTTTCACTATTATCGGATAAATACTTTCCAAAGTATAAAACCAGCCATCATCATGATCGTTTGCACGATCCATATAATCCTGCCTCTGTCCTCATGCTGATACAGAAACACCCTGGAGCCAATATCTCCAAACAATGCCAACAACAGCGCTGGCAGGAAAAGGATTCTCATCCAGATAGCCTCTATTGCTCCGCCAGGCCTCAACAACGGCAGTACAATGATAGTAGTCAGCAATATTGTAATAAATAAACAGGGAGTAAGAATAAAAAACCAGTCTCTCTTCCGCTTCGGAGGAATCTCTTGTTCCATAGGTAAGGATATTTGCAGCAATATACACATTGTCCTGATAAAGTTCTCCCCAAAAAACAGTACCTTACTGTAAACAGCCCCCCCATGACAACCAAAGAATCTTTCTCACTCAACGGAGAACAACTGCTCAAAAAAGTAAAGGAACTCATTGCGGAAGGCAATGTCAGAAAAATCACCATCACTGATAAAGCAGGCAAAGAATTAATGACATTCCCGCTCACCATCGGCGTAGTAGGTCTGCTCGTAGCGCCTGTACTGGCAGCAGTAGGCGCACTGGCAGCGCTCGTCGGAGAATGTACCATCACAGTAGAAAGAGAAGAAACTCCCAAAGAGGAATAATCATTCACTATCCGGCAGCTGCTTACGGATGATCTGCTGTTGCTGCTTACGTTCTTTTCTATTTTGCATGGACTTCATTTTCCCTGTCCATCGGGGTTTATCTGAATCAAAATACATCTCCGCTTCAGTTATTTTACTTCCCTGCCTGATCATCAGTCCATTCAGATGACAGGTATCATAGCCGCAACCATGTTTTGAATAGACGCCAAAGTTTCTATGCTTCAGTCGCTTACGCGCCAGTATTTTTTGCTGATCTCTTCTGAGATCATCCCATAATTGCCTTCTCTCCGGCTTGCGCACATCCATGCCCAGTGTTGATACGTCCAGGTAAGTGTCTGGATCTTTTACCTGTAAGAAATCATAAAATTTATGGAAATACTGATTCGCATAATCTCTTACAGCAATCTTTTCTTCAATAGAAAGCCGTTCATTCTCGGTAAGCGAGCGGTACAAACCCAGTGTATTGAAGTCTGTATACTTTTTGTGATGATCAATGTAGTAGAAATACTCTTTTAGCGTAAGCTGCTTAAATTGCTTATCAATTTTCATATCGATATCAAAGATTATCTCAAAGTAAAAATAAGTATAGGCAAGAGAATGATCTCTCCTATCCAAAGATATAACACTTTTCTTTTCTCCTTTCTCGTCATCATTCTCATGCCTACAGCAAAACCGGCTATTTCAGGTCTACTTTCTTTCCGGTTTTCACCGCCAGATAGATCGCATCTATGATCTTCAGATCACGCACCCCTTCCTCCCCGCTCACATCCACTACCGGCTGCTTACCATGCAGAATAATATCCGACATCTCTTCCATCTGCACTGTCTGATGCACGACCACAGGTTGATCCAGCTCCCCTTTATGCGTACGCCCTTTAATAGGACCATACCCCGTAGAAGGCAGCATTTCCGCAAACCCCTTATCTCCGTTCAGGAAGAACCTGTCCAGGTTGTTCATACTGTAGGTGGACAAACAGGACGCCACTGCCCCACTGGGAAAACCCAGCTGGAACTGAATGGTTTCGTCCACTCCCTCTTTGAATTTCTGCGGATCGGTTTTCGTCTCCTGTGCCGTCACCCACACCGGTTCCTCTCCAATCATATAACGGGCTCCATTCAACGCATAGATACCAATATCCATCATCGAACCACCACCTGCTAATTTTTTGTTCAGACGCCACTGATTAGGATCACCCGACTTGAAACCACACAATCCCTGAAAGAAGAGTATCTTCCCGAACTCCCCTGCTTTCCGCATCCGGATCACTTCCAGTGTATGCGGTTCAAAGTGCATACGATACCCTACCAGCAATTTCACATTATTCTTCTTACAGGCATCCACCATTTCCTGCCCTTCTTTGGCGTTCAGGGCCATTGGCTTTTCACAGATCGCATGTTTGCCCGCATTCGCCACCCTGATCACCTGGTCGTGGTGCAGCGCATTGGGTGTGATCACATACACCGCATCGATATCCGGATTATCCTTGATCTTGTCGAAGTTCTCGTAGTTATAACAGTTCTTCTCAGGGATACCATACTTCTCCTGCCAGGTTTTGATCTTGGAAGGCGTTCCACTGATAACACCTACCAGTTTAGCCTTTTTACAGGATTGCATGGCCTCTGCCACACGGGTGCCATAACCACCCAGTCCCATAATAGCCACCCGCAATACAGGGCCGTCATATGGCTTTTCTGTCAGATCTGGTATGCCTGCCATTCCCAGGCGGGGTATAACGGTCAATGCAATAGCGGAAGCAGTAATTTTGTGCAAAAAGTGTCTTCTTGTGTTTTTCATAACAAGGGCTGGGTTTTAAAAAAGATGAGTACAAGTAAGATATTCATAAATTCAGGCTTCAGCAACCCGTTCATGTAAAACTCAATGCACAATTTTCATACCCGGACATGCCGCTGAAATCGGACACGCCCTATATCAAAAGCGGACAGTTCTATGAGCAAATACGCACTAAATAACTCATTATCAACACCCTTACAAATTGGCATTCCTTTGGGTTCCTGTGAAACGTATATTTAAAGGATCATTTCCCCTAAATGAAAACACATGTTTAAGTATTATTATAAGATAGCCACACGCAATCTCTGGAGGAATAAGGGCTTTTCCGCCATTACCATTATGGGACTGGCTATCGGACTAGCCACCTGCCTGTTGATCGCGCTTTTTGTAATAGATGAAATGCGCTATGATGCTTATAATAAGGATGCCAACCGTATTTATCGTATCAATGCCGACTTCCTGGTGAATGGCAGCGCATTCCGGGAAAGATATGCACCTTCCCAGTTTGGCCCTGTACTAAAACAGGATTATCCGCAGATTGAGGAGTATGTACGCCTCGCTCAACAAAGCAACATACTGGTGAAAAAAGGGCAACAGACCCTGCTGGAAAACAATGTCTGTTATGCCGACTCCAGCATCTTTGACATGTTCGACCTGAAAATGATTGCCGGCGATCCACTAACGGCCCTGCGCAATCCTAACTCCATGGTCATCTCCGAAAGCATGGCAAAGAAATACTTCAATTCCATTGATGTCGTAGGGAAAATCCTGGAAACAGATAATATCTACACCTATACCGTCACAGGCGTCATCAAAGACGTACCGGCACAGGCGCACCTGCACTTTGACTTCCTCAGGGCAATGTCCGGTCGGGAAGACAGCAGAAAGACAGAATGGATGTCCGATAACTTCACGACCTATGTACGGCTGCGTCCGGGTATCACAGAAACACAACTGAATGGCTACCTGCGTCAGGCTACCAAAAAGTATATGGAACAGGATCTCCGCCGCCTTACCGGCAGCGGTATGGAGGACCTGGAAAAGAAAGGCGGACATTTTGGATACAAAGCAATTGCCCTGAGAAAAATACATCTCTACTCTGACCTTTCCAGCGAACAGGAAACCTCCGGCAACATACAGTACGTATACATCTTTATCATTACCGCCATCATCATCCTGCTGATCGCCTGTATTAACTTCATGAACCTTTCTACAGCCCGTTCTGCAGGAAGAGCCAAAGAAGTCGGATTACGGAAAGTAATGGGCTCCGAACGCGGTACCCTCATTATACAGTTCCTCGCCGAATCTGTAATCACCAGTTTCTGTGCCATGCTGATCGCCATCGTCATCGCCGCACTACTGGTACCCTACCTGAATGACCTCTCCGGCAAATCGCTGGCCATTACACCACTTGCACTCACCTGGATACTACCGCTCTTACTGGTCATCGTCGTTGTAGTCGGTTTGCTCGCAGGTAGTTATCCGGCTTTCTTCCTGTCGTCCTTTGAACCGGTGAAAGTATTGAAAGGTAAACTGGCCTCCGGCTTTAAAAACAGCTGGCTACGCAATAGCCTGGTTATATTCCAGTTTGCCGCAGCCATCCTGCTCCTGGTAGGTACCCTGGTCATCTACAATCAACTGAGCTATATCCGTAATAAACAACTGGGTTATGACCGTCAGCAGGTATTAGTCCTGGACAATACACAGGCTTTGTGGATCCATGCAAAAGGGTTTAAAGAAGAGGTACAGAAACTGCCGGGAATAACTGCAGGTACCATGACCCGCAGTCTGCCGACCGAAACAAGTCACGATACCAATATCTTTTCAAAAGATGCCGCCAGAAGCGAAGGCCAGGTATTAGGTATCAACGAATGGTACATCGATACAGACTACTTCCCTACACTTGGTATGCACATGGCC contains the following coding sequences:
- a CDS encoding ATP-binding cassette domain-containing protein, translating into MPPENVLLLAENISAGYEKLKILDDVSFTVGSGQLLALIGRNGAGKSTLFNVIAGITDKWEGRVVINQLDITNRTSHFIYQHGISYMPQGGRIFNQLTVLENLLFNVKGNTIRKQNIVAVIEKVIAQHAPVLWEHFRNRILPRMNRNAGCLSGGERQAVSLIRTIINDSPVYFFDEPTSGLSLPVMTELQKLLHEKSKAGCAIVFIEQKINWSLSMCNKVMVMQRGRLVYTGEPDYLLNNETVLSGLLGAVPENQPNNKILHI
- a CDS encoding ABC transporter substrate-binding protein → MNKNLTRKEFITQSSTLTGGLLLSTILGTTFRSCIGGQENGPIIVGHQADLTGGISSWGYWIHKAAVAAVDEINKVGGINDRQLKLVVEDTETNPTVGQRKFRKLVNDHRADFVIGSVHSGVMMATVPLAKELKTLYMPIAMACEATSEKGNRYIYRMESEVCTQAQASTEWMVKQLAKKWTIVVADYSWGWSHEEMFSHDIAKKGGEVLAKIRVPVGTKDFSPHLSKIPKDTEGIYFIFFGADSTGFIQQLYEHGYRKQKFTMICTLEAIDVASLGAAVEGMYLVEYFPRQLQYADNAFNKKLRSLVNVDNEGYEIGNRQRVLAGSHYWASFQHINLVAEIMKKIEYKNKKEDTNRLIEALEDTTSIKQSYAYPQGDMILRPQDHQGFHKHWMSKVVNGKLEVQFAIEPSQVLYNTTVDFTKETF
- a CDS encoding cupin domain-containing protein; this encodes MENTFQKLSIQTGVLYTNADRTPNYSIIGVSGNKISLPPGVAYFGIVYQGHITVTDKFGTCTLSAGMSFVVSEGEVDASRLPDGQGIIIRMENYKGLRQFCGPIEDEGRLKYLDNCYDTIIVSPAKSGDPCLNHLHIPKQVKQTPHTHPSDRVGIVIKGQAECILKNETTMLQPGHLWVIPPDCLHSFNTYNEAIDLITWHPDSDFGPTDDNHPMINRTVPVNK
- a CDS encoding MBL fold metallo-hydrolase gives rise to the protein MKFRILAFCLAAFIGNANAQLSTPDTIRTGKGPLVIQPVEHASVVFTVAGNVIYADPAGKKELFKGLAAPDFILITDIHGDHFDSSAIATLKAAKTKLIVPQAVADKLPASYKPSVIVLKNFGVTTQNGITINAIPMYNLPETPDSKHPKGRGNGYILTAGGTRIYLSGDTQGIPEMRSLRNISVAFVCMNLPYTMDVPEAADAVLAFKPKIVYPYHYRGQKGLSDVNAFKEKVNAGSKAIEVRLRDWYPKQ
- a CDS encoding T9SS type A sorting domain-containing protein — protein: MVTAMLIYDMNGKQVATIFREHLAAGSYNRSFSAAHLPGGVYIMKLIHNNEHVTKKVIMK
- a CDS encoding DUF4342 domain-containing protein; this translates as MTTKESFSLNGEQLLKKVKELIAEGNVRKITITDKAGKELMTFPLTIGVVGLLVAPVLAAVGALAALVGECTITVEREETPKEE
- a CDS encoding Gfo/Idh/MocA family protein, which codes for MKNTRRHFLHKITASAIALTVIPRLGMAGIPDLTEKPYDGPVLRVAIMGLGGYGTRVAEAMQSCKKAKLVGVISGTPSKIKTWQEKYGIPEKNCYNYENFDKIKDNPDIDAVYVITPNALHHDQVIRVANAGKHAICEKPMALNAKEGQEMVDACKKNNVKLLVGYRMHFEPHTLEVIRMRKAGEFGKILFFQGLCGFKSGDPNQWRLNKKLAGGGSMMDIGIYALNGARYMIGEEPVWVTAQETKTDPQKFKEGVDETIQFQLGFPSGAVASCLSTYSMNNLDRFFLNGDKGFAEMLPSTGYGPIKGRTHKGELDQPVVVHQTVQMEEMSDIILHGKQPVVDVSGEEGVRDLKIIDAIYLAVKTGKKVDLK
- a CDS encoding ABC transporter permease, which encodes MFKYYYKIATRNLWRNKGFSAITIMGLAIGLATCLLIALFVIDEMRYDAYNKDANRIYRINADFLVNGSAFRERYAPSQFGPVLKQDYPQIEEYVRLAQQSNILVKKGQQTLLENNVCYADSSIFDMFDLKMIAGDPLTALRNPNSMVISESMAKKYFNSIDVVGKILETDNIYTYTVTGVIKDVPAQAHLHFDFLRAMSGREDSRKTEWMSDNFTTYVRLRPGITETQLNGYLRQATKKYMEQDLRRLTGSGMEDLEKKGGHFGYKAIALRKIHLYSDLSSEQETSGNIQYVYIFIITAIIILLIACINFMNLSTARSAGRAKEVGLRKVMGSERGTLIIQFLAESVITSFCAMLIAIVIAALLVPYLNDLSGKSLAITPLALTWILPLLLVIVVVVGLLAGSYPAFFLSSFEPVKVLKGKLASGFKNSWLRNSLVIFQFAAAILLLVGTLVIYNQLSYIRNKQLGYDRQQVLVLDNTQALWIHAKGFKEEVQKLPGITAGTMTRSLPTETSHDTNIFSKDAARSEGQVLGINEWYIDTDYFPTLGMHMASGRNFSPDMPTDSNTLILNETAARLLGFNDITDKYLYRGNQKMQVIGVVKDFNAGSLRDKIPPAVFTLGEYTSRMAFRINTNNIQATIKKIEELYHARPSMQGQPFHYSFMDDDFNRLYQSEDRTGKIFISFAILAILIASLGVFGLITYAAEQRKKEIGIRKVLGASVSSIVAMLSADFVKLIAFAAVIAVPLSWLLMNKWLQSFAYRININWVVFVLSILLMVIVTLATVSIKAIRAATINPVKSLRSE